CGGATTGAATGAAGTCGCCATTACGGCTGGGGCGTCGTTTCGAATGATCCGAGTCGACTTGAACATCGACGGCGAGAAGGTCACCACGTATTCGTGTGACGGCCTGATCGTGAGTACGCCGGTGGGATCGACCGCGCACAGCCTGTCAGCTGGGGGTCCGTTATTGCGGCAAAACCTGCAGGCGTTTGTGATTACGCCAATTTGCCCTCATACCCTAAGCAACCGACCGTTGGTCGACGGAGCCGATTGCGTGTACCGACTTGCAGTCCCCGAAGCTCCCGAGGGCGTACTTGTAGTGGTCGACGGTCAAATCCGACGACCGATCGCGTGCGGCGATATCGTCGAAATCCGCCGTGCACCGGTCACATTTCAACTCGCTCGTTTGCCAAACCACAGTTACTATAGAACTTTACATCGCAAACTTGGGTGGAGCGGGCAGCCCCACTACCGCCGCTGATGACCCGATTGAGCATCTTACGAGTCAATCGGGGTTCCGCGAGGTCGTTACATTAGGTCTTGAATTTTTTTCGCTTCAGTTTGCGGGCTTTAGAGCTAGCTGGACGGCGGCCATGGTTGGCCTTCTTCAATTTTCGCTGTGTTTTTGCCATGACAGTGACTACTACAACCGATGCTTAAAACAAAAGAGTTTGAGTTTCTTTTGAAATTATAGAACTTTCGCGACAAAATCGAAAGAGGCAAACGGTGTCAATTTTGCACCGTTCCGATCATCGACGTCTCTATTTTCGTCTTTGATCCGGTACTGGGTGTGTCAATTCACGATCAATCGCGCCGAAACCTCCGATTCCATAGGAATCCTTCAACGCATCGCGTGTATGGGGAGTCTTCCGAGAGTGTCACTTCCGAATGAGCCAGCCTATGTGACCTATTCCCGTGGAGGTCGACAGAATCGTGTCGATCTTGGCGAGACGCGAACTGTGTTCGGACGTGGACGTGATTGTCACGTTGTTTTACCACTCAAGGGTGTTTCCCGCGTCCACTTCGAGATCCTGCGTGTCGAGTCCGATTGGTTTGTCCATGACCTGGAGAGTACCAACCACACGTTCGTCAACAAACGGCAAGTCAGTCAAGTTCGACTCGAAGACGGTGATCAACTCACGCTTGGCCCACCCGGTTTGGTTCCGGTGACATTGGTGTTTCACGCTCCGTCGTCCCGGGTCGAGGATCCTGAGGACGCGGAGCCGGTCCCGGAAGATTTTTGGGACCAGAGCGAACCGTTGATGCAGGTCGACAAGGAATCGCCCAGCGCGAATGCTCCTGACGAAGTCGAATTCAAAGCGGAAGCCGACCCATCGTCGGCTCCGAGCGTCAACGCCATGATCAATATGGCGGATTACGAGAAGCGAATTACGCCGACCAATCAAGATTCACCGAATCTGGAAGCTGGTAAGTCGAGCGTGCTCAATGCCTTGAGCACAAGTTCTCGGGACTTCAAAGTTCCCCAGTCGCATTCGGGCTTGGTGGACTCCGCCGTGATTATTGGTTTGTTCACTCGCATGGGGCATGCGTTGCTGAAAAGCGAAACGCTGGACGAGATGTTGGACCAAGTCCTGCGATTGGGCTTCGAGGAACTGCCGGCCGAGCGTGGCTCGGTTTGGCTTGTCGATACGGGCGAGGGAACCGTCTCGAATCGAGCCACGTTCCATAAAAACCCGGATCGCTCCGAACGCATCGTGGTCAGTCGCACGATCGTCAACAAGGCGGTACGTGCGAAGCAGTCGCTGCTGGTGAGCAATGCGGTCGAGGAATTCGCGGGGGTTCACAGTATTGACCAAGCGAATATCCGGTCCGCGATTTGTGCCCCCTTGTACTTGGAAGGGCGGGTACTCGGTTTCATTTATGTCGACTCTGTGAGCAATTGGATTGCGTTCTCAGAGCAGCACCTCGAAATTCTGACAGCCTTGGCAATTTTCGCGGCGGTCGGCGTCGAAAAATGGCAGATGCAGGAGAAGGCCGACGAAGAGCGAAGGCAGCGACAAGAAGTCCGTCTGCGTGTCGAAGCGTTGCTCGACGTGGCGGCGACGATGTCGTCTCACTTGGATACCCGCCGCCTGATGGCCACGATCATGAGTCGCGCTCGTGAGCTACTGGGTGCGGAGCGGGCCAGCGTGTTTCTGGTCGATCGTGGCAAGAACGAATTGTATTCCACGTTCATCGAAGGAGCGGAAGCGGAAGTGCGGTTTCCCATCGGTGTTGGAATCGCCGGTCATGTGGCCAGCACCGGTCTGCCGGTCAACATTCCCGATGCCCACGCCGACGAGCGATTCAACCCGGCCGTCGATCGGGCGACCGGCTATCGGACGCGAAGTGTGCTCTGCATGCCTCTCGTGAGCAAAAGCGGCGAGGTTGTCGGCGTCACACAGTTGGTCAACAAGAGTGCCGGCGGTTTTACTGATGAAGACGAAGAACTCTTCCGGGCGTTCTGTGGGCAAGCGGCCATCGCCATGGAAAACGCCGCTTTGTTCGATGAAGCTCTCGAGATGCGGAATTATCTTGAGGGCATTATGCAGAGTATCAGCCAAATCGTGCTGACGCTCAACGAAAAAGGACAACTCGTCAGCAACAACCGCCCATTTGAACGACTACTCGGTGGGCAGTTGGCAGAGATGCAAACGAAGTCGTTCACGGAATGGTGGCCGGGCAATCGAAACGCTGATTTGGTGGAGCACATCCAGCGTGTCTACGAT
This portion of the Thalassoroseus pseudoceratinae genome encodes:
- a CDS encoding GAF domain-containing protein → MSLPNEPAYVTYSRGGRQNRVDLGETRTVFGRGRDCHVVLPLKGVSRVHFEILRVESDWFVHDLESTNHTFVNKRQVSQVRLEDGDQLTLGPPGLVPVTLVFHAPSSRVEDPEDAEPVPEDFWDQSEPLMQVDKESPSANAPDEVEFKAEADPSSAPSVNAMINMADYEKRITPTNQDSPNLEAGKSSVLNALSTSSRDFKVPQSHSGLVDSAVIIGLFTRMGHALLKSETLDEMLDQVLRLGFEELPAERGSVWLVDTGEGTVSNRATFHKNPDRSERIVVSRTIVNKAVRAKQSLLVSNAVEEFAGVHSIDQANIRSAICAPLYLEGRVLGFIYVDSVSNWIAFSEQHLEILTALAIFAAVGVEKWQMQEKADEERRQRQEVRLRVEALLDVAATMSSHLDTRRLMATIMSRARELLGAERASVFLVDRGKNELYSTFIEGAEAEVRFPIGVGIAGHVASTGLPVNIPDAHADERFNPAVDRATGYRTRSVLCMPLVSKSGEVVGVTQLVNKSAGGFTDEDEELFRAFCGQAAIAMENAALFDEALEMRNYLEGIMQSISQIVLTLNEKGQLVSNNRPFERLLGGQLAEMQTKSFTEWWPGNRNADLVEHIQRVYDDPTPIYAADVDLNGSGHPVSFNYNIVPLRDPKGNHDGVVIVLEDITERKRAMTTLGRYMSPVLAQKVLDEGGDRLGGVRQDVTVLFSDIRGYTSLTESLDAGRIVEILNAYFSLMVDGVFAEGGVLDKYIGDALMAVFGVPFVRDDDAVRACRSALRMQRALKEFNQWLSKSELPPVGIGIGISTGTVITGNIGSERRLEYTCIGDSVNVASRLEGATKTYGTTIIISEFTRAEVADEFLIRELDLIRVVGKQQPLRIYELIGDLQHDIDPRILRAIPHYRSGLDAYRRGHWESAGRAFQSVLDLIDDPPSRLFQKRCRAMMENPVEDWDGVWDMTQK
- a CDS encoding NAD(+)/NADH kinase, yielding MATNSLKLIVLARDQSPRVQQAWGELSDFLKSQPGTDLVAAEVTEDLQLDSLQADLVVVLGGDGAILRACRQLGEKQLPILGINHGRLGFLADLSSEEFRDNYQHIENHEYRVVEHLMYECRLIRADGSEERWLGLNEVAITAGASFRMIRVDLNIDGEKVTTYSCDGLIVSTPVGSTAHSLSAGGPLLRQNLQAFVITPICPHTLSNRPLVDGADCVYRLAVPEAPEGVLVVVDGQIRRPIACGDIVEIRRAPVTFQLARLPNHSYYRTLHRKLGWSGQPHYRR
- a CDS encoding 50S ribosomal protein bL37 gives rise to the protein MAKTQRKLKKANHGRRPASSKARKLKRKKFKT